tatgtttggaACATACATTGGATTGAAATAGAATTTCTCCAGGACCACAATGTGACATGGAGGACAACTAAAAACAATACATagaaatatacaataaaatgtgcaatgaatagaagtctaaatagatttaaaaatcGTAAtgcaaaaagtgagtttttgtgcgataattgtttggaaagaaATTGAGATTATATTACAAATTTGCAAGATTATAAATCAAACAGGTGGAGTTAAAACACATGAACATAGCAGACCAGGGTGtttgatgaagtgtccaggtttgcaggttgtgtgtttctgtgctgctctacatcctcccCCATAAGGATCAATACaatagttcccttccaggacTCCACACACTGTGTCTGAAGAGGCTGTACACTCCTTTACTGTCTTCACACCAAGACCTGTTGATGCAAAATCAAGAATATCCATGACAGATTGTATGACTAATTtgtcaagtttaaaaaaagtggttaatttGAAACATGACTTCTCACCTTTTTGACACACTGTACAGGGAAAGCAGGAAATCAGACCATTTGGTTTGTCGGTGAAAGTGTCTCCAATACATGGGACACATGTAGTACTGGTGTACGCTGTACAGTGTCTGTGAACTCGGGTtcctaaagaaaaataaatgtgtacttATCATTTGATACCCTCTTCCATCTGGGAACATGTGCCTGTAATTCACAAATCAAATATTTGAACACTGTATATTTGAGCAGCTGCAATACTATAAAACACAACTTACCAGGTGGACACATGGGACAACACtctccatttttttcatattcagccCGATCACATGGAGGACATAAGTCAGattttaaaagcagaagaaacacTGCACATATCTGAGGAGAcggaaaaaatttttttcatttcagatattACATGTGGGTATCAAATCAATAAATGGTGAAATACGATGCACAACATTGAAGCCATGGTGGTGAAACCACATGAAGCAGAGAATAGTATGCATGTTATTAAAggacacttttaaaaaaataaaaaaataaaaaaaacatggcagaTTTATCCCCCCTGATCAGAGGATATCAATATCATTCGCACTGTAATCACAACAATATCCATCTTTGTGGTGACAcctctgctgccttcagactgACCTGACTGAGTGGTACCTTGTTAAGATGACTGCTCATCTGGGATGTTAATCAGGAGGTGTTTTCAGAGTGACTTTACTAAAAAGCTCTGCTCTCAGATACCGTACAAGTTTCCtttgtattatatttaaatattagtGGTGTTTTGTGAGTAGAGCTCCAGCTAACGTCACTAATTTCTGCAACAATGTATGATGTTAACCAACTTATACATTAGCTGATTCAGGCATTGTAAGATATAAATGGTCTGACCTGTACagaagtgtttgttaaatgaataaatgtaaatttaaatgtcaatgTCAAGACCACCTCTTGGCCAAATATTTAAGTCCCCccaacatttcaaataatttaacattaataaaaacatctaaaataaacACTATTTATCCATTATTGACAATTTAAAGTGACAAACCCTGGTTGTATTCTGAGATCAAATAGGGCGGCCAGTCCAGCATATCCATCACACCCCACTATCTGAGGCCAGACTGACCAAGAATGCAGTGACAAGAATCACATAATTCACTGAATGCAGCCAGGTGTATATAGGGtacagtatttaactgacattgaCAGCTGGTTTCTGTGGGGAGTCAGTGGTAGCTACAGCTTATTAATATGTACATATtattttcaaggaaaaaaatacaaacaatctGATGTATCTCGACACACAAGGTAAGTCTTATTaacttaaaaatggaaaaatttgtGAACTTCCTTcataaacaaaggaaacaatCATTCTTACATACCGTTTGGTAGAACATCATATCCAAATCCACTGGGGAAAATATCAAGTGCCCATAAATCTTAGTTCAGTAATAATATCTTAAATAAAGCTGTTTTAATCCTTTGCAACCATGTTCAGTTGTAACAGTTCATTCTTCAACCTGAGGAAAAAGAGACtcatttcagtacatttatatttcagtcaGGAGGTACAGTCTCTGTTACCTGCAGTATCTACCTGACTGCTTCTTAAGCCCGTTTCTCCATGatcagtttttccttttatttcactCTAAACTTGGCCTGATTTCTCTATTGACAGTTCTCTGTGTAGACTGACTGAACATGATGAATTCAAATTCTTTTAGAAGATGCTCATAATGGTAAAACAATAACAGTGTATCCCATTTGATTAAGTTGAACAATGTATGGTGGGTTTCCTAAAACTCAGTAGATTAAGGGGACTGTCACACCCCCAACCAGACCCTGGACACCAACACCCGACAGTAATTAGCAGGAAGGAGTATGAAGGTTGCCACACCACCGCTCCCAAACggcagaatctctttgagacaacctTTCCCTCTGTGCTTCAATCTCCTTACCTTACCTTACATCCCCTGCCCTTCCCAAGTCCTAATCCTCATCCCCTTATCTGATTCTCCTTTGTTGCTGACCTTGGACTCTCCCACAAAACAGCATATGCACCTTGATTCTTtaacccatgcctgtccccaaccatgAGTTTTGTTTGCCCTTCAAGATTCACAACaaaagatcctgcacttgggttctaCATCTGGTGTCCAGCCTCTGTGTGTAACAGGGACGGTGCAGTAAAGGTTGAAACTCCATCGTAAACTTTGGTCTTGACTGATCAGAAAATACAAGTTTTACTCCAATGTCCGTGTGAAAACACTGATAGGGTGAAAAAGTCATATGTAGCAGAAAAGATATGCTATGTAGCCTACTGCATATTTGACCATTTGTGGCATTTTCTAAATGGAGTGTGTTCCAGAATTCCTTATATGTAATGGACCAGTACCCGGTCACCTATTTTGGGAGTGTCAACCGAAATGTCACTATGAAACTGCAAAGCCCAATAATACCATCAACAGTAAAACCATCAATAGTAGCATAATCAATCTTTGTtagaaaactttaaaataaaccaaTGACTGGTGTGAGCAAACCAAtcgtgtaacacacacacacacacaacgtctgaaactgctcgtcccaagcgggggcgtggcgagccggagcctaacccggcaacacagggcacagggctcaggggaaggagacacaccacggatgggatgccagtccgctgcaagtcacccgaagcaggactcgagccccagacccaccagagagcagccccCCActaagcccactgcaccaccgtgcctcctCAATCATGTAACACCCAGCAGTTCATTACACTTTATACATCAGCAGGTAGGTAGAGCAGTACTTGTGACCTTGGGGACTGATCTCTGATGCATTGATATTGAAGAAAACGTGAACAATGACTGAATACCAGAATAATTTCATCTTCTGCAACTAAAGTTCCAGGACTATGTTTTGCTTCTTCACCACCGCTGCTGCCACTATGCCGTTCCCAGGTACAGTCCCTGACAACCATAACAGgtcataataattaaaacaatcaaCTGGAAGGAaaactattattaattatttcccTTCTTCAGAACTAGACATCTGGACTTTGATGACTTATACAATCTACTCATCTCAGGGGTGACTGAACTAGTTCATGTAGATCTGCAGCAAATACCATATTTACCTCAATTTTCTTTCCTACATTTCTTATAATCCATAACTGTATTATAGATTCACTGTCAGTCATGTTTCTACATTTCATAATGATTGAAAAGTTATTTTCAGATCAAGTCAGCAAATAATAACGATGCTCTTATGGTGGGggggtgcaatgggtttggcctgtgcctggtctctggtgggtctggggttcgagtcccgcttcgggtgccttgtgatggactggcatcctgtcctgggtgtgtcccctccccttccagtccTGCACCTTGTGTaacagggttaggctccggttcaccgcgaccccgcttgggacaagcggtttcagtcaatgtgtgtgtctgtgggctcTTATGGTGCTGTTGAAACTTTCTGATCAAGACACAAGTAATATTAATGACCTTACTGAGTTCTGTGCAATTTAATAAACAACACAATAGTGTATAGAAACGCTGTGACTTATAAAACGTTTTCCATTATGTGAACTAAATACCTTTTGGATTTGAGCTCCACCTACAGCACATGCAATTTACTGCAGTTCTTGTTCTCGCTCGACAAGAATCCGCttctccaagtcagggtcacagtggcccggagcctatcctacaaacacagggcacaaggctgagcaGGTGTAGAGTGTGTATGTCGTGCATATTCCCACATCAAAAACCACACACCAGATCAGGGCTTCTTAACCTGTGCGCTGCGCTAAACCCGAAGTCTCTGGACAACTTAGGtttatttataaacaaattaaaagtgaTCAAATCGACTTTTTACTGCAAATTAATTTGAGAGAATTGGAAAAGAGCTTGGCGTAGAGCTTCTAATTCACATTCGGACAGTAATAAAGTATTTTAGTCCTTAATTTCTTATATTCCTTCCATGATATTCATACttacacagaaaatatttcacGTGTTGATTCTCTTTACCCGTCGCCGGTATGAAAGAGTCGCAGGACCACGGTAATTGTAAACAGGAATATTACACGGTCTGTCggaataaaacacagaaacaccaaCAGTGGTAAATCTGCGTCGAAGCGCACCAGTTTATTACTCGAGAGTAAACAGGGTAAAAGTTTCGTGCGCTTCCTTTTCAGTGCGAACTTCAACTGCTCGTGACTCTGGGGGACTAATCGTGTTTATCAGTGACGCAGTTCGATTTGTACAAACGCCGCACGTGCGCAGTACAAGTTTTGTTTCATCACTGAGTGAACTTGTCCGCTATacaatttatatattgtaatgacccgaaTGAATACAGAACCACACTAGGGATAACTCCAAAAGGTCTGGGGATTAAGGTTCTGATCAATAAGACAGGCTGCCGTCTCGTCCACAATCAACGCCATAATAAAcaattccattatttttataatagaGTCATATAgggcgctcttctcacgcagtgacacaaacagagcgcattaacacaggcataaagcaagaagaACAGATAcaaaaaagaagacagttgactaatgactaccattaTACAGTACTTTTATGGAGCTATAAGTATGCAGAGTGGTGCAGtaaagacttttaaaaacaaCTGTAACAGATCCCGCAAACACAGCGCCTCTCCCGCTGCCACACATGCGCATTTCCCGCCGACGCAACTCCGCTCCCACACATGCGCACTTCCACACCTCTTACGTCACACGCTTTCTCTCAACCCCCTCCCTCAGACAAAGAACAGTGAAGAACCCAACAACGGGACAACACACATAAACGCAACAAACCCACTTAACAATCAAATAAACAGTACTGCGAAGTGtaataatattgtaacgaccccgcgttactgttttaggagggagtgtgtgtttaaatgtaaatagttgcattatggg
Above is a genomic segment from Scleropages formosus chromosome 2, fSclFor1.1, whole genome shotgun sequence containing:
- the LOC114909064 gene encoding tumor necrosis factor receptor superfamily member 5-like isoform X2, which produces MMFYQTICAVFLLLLKSDLCPPCDRAEYEKNGECCPMCPPGTRVHRHCTAYTSTTCVPCIGDTFTDKPNGLISCFPCTVCQKGLGVKTVKECTASSDTVCGVLEGNYCIDPYGGGCRAAQKHTTCKPGHFIKHPGTDSTDTVCEICPENSFSDGSSTSCTSHTDCQSKGLPTVKPGDSVSDSQCGEKNWAPLIVGIVLGIILVLLLVGGVKLYKSRVCPKKNNSSKPGPLQQDQECQLQQSEESEVVQKQIPAQILINC